In Zalophus californianus isolate mZalCal1 chromosome 4, mZalCal1.pri.v2, whole genome shotgun sequence, the following proteins share a genomic window:
- the MANEAL gene encoding glycoprotein endo-alpha-1,2-mannosidase-like protein isoform X1, which yields MARRRRRACIALFLVLLFAFGTLMGLRTLKAPDGLPALGPGLELAPFERRPEGAPAPAARAPAAPAAPPPPPPPPRTAGPGSPPGPAPAEAEPAPGQSLRVYSDLHAFYYSWYGSPQREGHYIHWDHVMVPHWDPKISASYPRGRHSPPDDLGSSFYPELGPYSSRDPEVLREHMTQLKEAAIGVLVLSWYPPGMADDNGEPSGDLVPAILDTAHQYNIQVAFHIQPYKGRDDITLHDNIKYIIDTYGSHGAFYRYKNSMGKSLPLFYIYDSYLTSPEAWAHLLTPNGPHSIRNTPYDGVFIALLVEEGHTHDILAAGFDGMYTYFASNGFSFGSSHQNWKAVKSFCDAHNLMFIPSVGPGYIDTSIRPWNNHNTRNRVNGKYYETALQAALTVRPEIVSITSFNEWHEGTQIEKAIPKKTPTRLYLDYLPHQPSLYLELTRRWAEHFIKEKEQWLM from the exons ATGGCCCGGCGGCGGCGCCGCGCCTGCATCGCGCTGTTCCTGGTGCTGCTCTTCGCCTTCGGCACCCTAATGGGCCTGCGCACGCTTAAGGCTCCGGACGGACTCCCGGCGCTGGGCCCGGGCCTGGAGCTGGCGCCCTTTGAGCGACGCCCGGAGGGAgcccccgcgcccgccgcccgGGCCCCAGCCGCCCCCGccgcgccgcccccgccgccgccaccgccccgCACCGCTGGCCCGGGCAGTCCCCCGGGCCCGGCTCCCGCGGAGGCCGAGCCCGCCCCCGGGCAGAGTCTGCGCGTCTACTCGGACCTGCACGCCTTCTACTACTCCTGGTACGGGAGCCCGCAGCGCGAGGGCCACTACATTCACTGGGACCACGTCATGGTGCCGCACTGGGACCCCAAGATCTCGGCCAGCTATCCCCGCGGCCGCCATAGTCCTCCCGACGACTTGGGCTCCAGCTTCTACCCGGAGCTGGGGCCCTACAGCTCCCGGGACCCCGAGGTGCTGCGGGAGCACATGACCCAGCTCAAGGAAGCCGCCATCG GCGTCCTGGTCCTGTCCTGGTACCCACCTGGCATGGCTGATGATAACGGGGAACCCTCAGGCGACCTGGTACCCGCCATTCTTGACACCGCCCATCAGTACAACATCCAG GTGGCCTTCCATATCCAACCCTACAAGGGCCGGGATGACATCACTCTGCATGACAACATCAAGTACATCATTGACAC gtATGGCTCCCATGGGGCATTTTACCGCTATAAGAACAGCATGGGTAAGAGCCTCCCACTCTTTTATATCTACGACTCATACCTGACATCCCCTGAGGCCTGGGCCCACCTCTTGACACCCAACGGGCCCCACTCGATCCGCAACACCCCCTATGATGGGGTCTTCATCGCGCTGCTGGTGGAGGAGGGCCACACCCACGACATCCTGGCTGCTGGGTTTGATGGCATGTATACCTACTTCGCCTCCAACGGTTTCTCCTTCGGCTCCTCCCATCAGAACTGGAAGGCTGTGAAGAGCTTTTGTGATGCCCACAACCTCATGTTCATCCCCAGCGTGGGGCCTGGCTACATTGACACCAGCATCCGGCCCTGGAACAACCACAATACTCGGAACAGGGTCAATGGCAAGTACTATGAGACAGCCTTGCAGGCAGCCCTGACCGTGAGGCCCGAGATTGTCTCCATCACATCTTTCAATGAGTGGCACGAGGGCACCCAGATCGAGAAGGCCATCCCCAAGAAGACCCCAACGCGGCTGTATTTGGACTACCTGCCTCACCAGCCCAGCCTGTACCTGGAGCTGACTCGCCGCTGGGCAGAGCACTTCATCAAAGAGAAGGAGCAGTGGCTGATGTGA
- the MANEAL gene encoding glycoprotein endo-alpha-1,2-mannosidase-like protein isoform X2 produces the protein MARRRRRACIALFLVLLFAFGTLMGLRTLKAPDGLPALGPGLELAPFERRPEGAPAPAARAPAAPAAPPPPPPPPRTAGPGSPPGPAPAEAEPAPGQSLRVYSDLHAFYYSWYGSPQREGHYIHWDHVMVPHWDPKISASYPRGRHSPPDDLGSSFYPELGPYSSRDPEVLREHMTQLKEAAIGVLVLSWYPPGMADDNGEPSGDLVPAILDTAHQYNIQVAFHIQPYKGRDDITLHDNIKYIIDTYGSHGAFYRYKNSMELEGCEELL, from the exons ATGGCCCGGCGGCGGCGCCGCGCCTGCATCGCGCTGTTCCTGGTGCTGCTCTTCGCCTTCGGCACCCTAATGGGCCTGCGCACGCTTAAGGCTCCGGACGGACTCCCGGCGCTGGGCCCGGGCCTGGAGCTGGCGCCCTTTGAGCGACGCCCGGAGGGAgcccccgcgcccgccgcccgGGCCCCAGCCGCCCCCGccgcgccgcccccgccgccgccaccgccccgCACCGCTGGCCCGGGCAGTCCCCCGGGCCCGGCTCCCGCGGAGGCCGAGCCCGCCCCCGGGCAGAGTCTGCGCGTCTACTCGGACCTGCACGCCTTCTACTACTCCTGGTACGGGAGCCCGCAGCGCGAGGGCCACTACATTCACTGGGACCACGTCATGGTGCCGCACTGGGACCCCAAGATCTCGGCCAGCTATCCCCGCGGCCGCCATAGTCCTCCCGACGACTTGGGCTCCAGCTTCTACCCGGAGCTGGGGCCCTACAGCTCCCGGGACCCCGAGGTGCTGCGGGAGCACATGACCCAGCTCAAGGAAGCCGCCATCG GCGTCCTGGTCCTGTCCTGGTACCCACCTGGCATGGCTGATGATAACGGGGAACCCTCAGGCGACCTGGTACCCGCCATTCTTGACACCGCCCATCAGTACAACATCCAG GTGGCCTTCCATATCCAACCCTACAAGGGCCGGGATGACATCACTCTGCATGACAACATCAAGTACATCATTGACAC gtATGGCTCCCATGGGGCATTTTACCGCTATAAGAACAGCATGG AACTGGAAGGCTGTGAAGAGCTTTTGTGA
- the MANEAL gene encoding glycoprotein endo-alpha-1,2-mannosidase-like protein isoform X3: MARRRRRACIALFLVLLFAFGTLMGLRTLKAPDGLPALGPGLELAPFERRPEGAPAPAARAPAAPAAPPPPPPPPRTAGPGSPPGPAPAEAEPAPGQSLRVYSDLHAFYYSWYGSPQREGHYIHWDHVMVPHWDPKISASYPRGRHSPPDDLGSSFYPELGPYSSRDPEVLREHMTQLKEAAIGVLVLSWYPPGMADDNGEPSGDLVPAILDTAHQYNIQVAFHIQPYKGRDDITLHDNIKYIIDTTGRL; this comes from the exons ATGGCCCGGCGGCGGCGCCGCGCCTGCATCGCGCTGTTCCTGGTGCTGCTCTTCGCCTTCGGCACCCTAATGGGCCTGCGCACGCTTAAGGCTCCGGACGGACTCCCGGCGCTGGGCCCGGGCCTGGAGCTGGCGCCCTTTGAGCGACGCCCGGAGGGAgcccccgcgcccgccgcccgGGCCCCAGCCGCCCCCGccgcgccgcccccgccgccgccaccgccccgCACCGCTGGCCCGGGCAGTCCCCCGGGCCCGGCTCCCGCGGAGGCCGAGCCCGCCCCCGGGCAGAGTCTGCGCGTCTACTCGGACCTGCACGCCTTCTACTACTCCTGGTACGGGAGCCCGCAGCGCGAGGGCCACTACATTCACTGGGACCACGTCATGGTGCCGCACTGGGACCCCAAGATCTCGGCCAGCTATCCCCGCGGCCGCCATAGTCCTCCCGACGACTTGGGCTCCAGCTTCTACCCGGAGCTGGGGCCCTACAGCTCCCGGGACCCCGAGGTGCTGCGGGAGCACATGACCCAGCTCAAGGAAGCCGCCATCG GCGTCCTGGTCCTGTCCTGGTACCCACCTGGCATGGCTGATGATAACGGGGAACCCTCAGGCGACCTGGTACCCGCCATTCTTGACACCGCCCATCAGTACAACATCCAG GTGGCCTTCCATATCCAACCCTACAAGGGCCGGGATGACATCACTCTGCATGACAACATCAAGTACATCATTGACAC AACTGGAAGGCTGTGA
- the MANEAL gene encoding glycoprotein endo-alpha-1,2-mannosidase-like protein isoform X4: protein MITGNPQATWYPPFLTPPISTTSRYGSHGAFYRYKNSMGKSLPLFYIYDSYLTSPEAWAHLLTPNGPHSIRNTPYDGVFIALLVEEGHTHDILAAGFDGMYTYFASNGFSFGSSHQNWKAVKSFCDAHNLMFIPSVGPGYIDTSIRPWNNHNTRNRVNGKYYETALQAALTVRPEIVSITSFNEWHEGTQIEKAIPKKTPTRLYLDYLPHQPSLYLELTRRWAEHFIKEKEQWLM, encoded by the exons ATGATAACGGGGAACCCTCAGGCGACCTGGTACCCGCCATTCTTGACACCGCCCATCAGTACAACATCCAG gtATGGCTCCCATGGGGCATTTTACCGCTATAAGAACAGCATGGGTAAGAGCCTCCCACTCTTTTATATCTACGACTCATACCTGACATCCCCTGAGGCCTGGGCCCACCTCTTGACACCCAACGGGCCCCACTCGATCCGCAACACCCCCTATGATGGGGTCTTCATCGCGCTGCTGGTGGAGGAGGGCCACACCCACGACATCCTGGCTGCTGGGTTTGATGGCATGTATACCTACTTCGCCTCCAACGGTTTCTCCTTCGGCTCCTCCCATCAGAACTGGAAGGCTGTGAAGAGCTTTTGTGATGCCCACAACCTCATGTTCATCCCCAGCGTGGGGCCTGGCTACATTGACACCAGCATCCGGCCCTGGAACAACCACAATACTCGGAACAGGGTCAATGGCAAGTACTATGAGACAGCCTTGCAGGCAGCCCTGACCGTGAGGCCCGAGATTGTCTCCATCACATCTTTCAATGAGTGGCACGAGGGCACCCAGATCGAGAAGGCCATCCCCAAGAAGACCCCAACGCGGCTGTATTTGGACTACCTGCCTCACCAGCCCAGCCTGTACCTGGAGCTGACTCGCCGCTGGGCAGAGCACTTCATCAAAGAGAAGGAGCAGTGGCTGATGTGA
- the YRDC gene encoding yrdC domain-containing protein, mitochondrial isoform X2, whose amino-acid sequence MSPARPCRGMRAAVAASVGLSEGPAGSARRGRLLRPPSPAPAAPGARLLRLPGSGAVRAANPERAGWTEALRAAVAELRAGAVVAVPTDTLYGLACSASCSAALGAVYRLKGRSEDKPLAVCLGRVADVYRYCHVRVPEGLLKDLLPGPVTLVLERSKELNKDLNPFTPLVGIRIPDHAFIQDLVQVFGGPLALTSANLSSQASSLNVEMPPVLEVCGLRLLMRAVCSMTSLQMLGVVSMLPLPLLRSSRTSGLSCPWSLMGDQLGMARAPSIAWAQLWLICLYLESLASFVQAVPWRVPQPSSSRSTGCSPRTDPASASQEEGRT is encoded by the exons ATGTCTCCGGCGCGTCCGTGCAGGGGGATGAGGGCCGCGGTGGCTGCCAGCGTGGGGTTGAGCGAGGGGCCGGCGGGCTCCGCCCGTAGGGGCCGCCTCCTCCGCCCGCCGAGCCCCGCTCCGGCGGCGCCGGGGGCCCGGCTGTTGCGGCTCCCGGGGAGCGGGGCCGTGCGGGCCGCAAACCCGGAGCGCGCCGGCTGGACCGAGGCGCTGCGGGCCGCCGTGGCCGAGCTGCGCGCCGGCGCCGTGGTGGCCGTCCCCACGGACACGCTGTACGGCCTGGCCTGTTCGGCGAGCTGCTCGGCGGCACTGGGCGCTGTGTACCGCCTCAAGGGCCGCAGCGAGGACAAGCCGCTGGCCGTCTGCCTGGGCCGCGTGGCCGACGTCTACAG GTACTGCCATGTGAGGGTACCTGAGGGACTCCTGAAAGACTTACTACCAGGACCAGTGACCCTGGTGTTGGAACGCTCGAAGGAGCTCAATAAGGACCTGAACCCCTTTACTCCT CTTGTAGGCATCCGGATTCCTGACCATGCCTTCATACAGGATTTGGTCCAGGTGTTCGGGGGACCACTCGCTCTCACCAGTGCCAACCTTAGCTCCCAGGCCAGTTCTCTGAATGTCGAG ATGCCTCCTGTTTTAGAAGTGTGCGGTCTTCGTCTCCTTATGAGGGCTGTGTGCAGCATGACATCATTGCAGATGCTAGGGGTAGTGTCcatgcttcctctccctctcctcaggagTTCCAGGACCTCTGGCCTCAGTTGTCCCTGGTCATTGATGGGGGACCAATTGGGGATGGCCAGAGCTCCGAGTATCGCCTGGGCTCAACTGTGGTTGATTTGTCTGTACCTGGAAAGTTTGGCATCCTTCGTCCAGGCTG TGCCCTGGAGAGTACCACAGCCATCCTCCAGCAGAAGTACGGGCTGCTCCCCTCGCACTGATCCTGCTTCTGCATCTCAGGAAGAGGGGAGGACCTGA
- the YRDC gene encoding yrdC domain-containing protein, mitochondrial isoform X1, which produces MSPARPCRGMRAAVAASVGLSEGPAGSARRGRLLRPPSPAPAAPGARLLRLPGSGAVRAANPERAGWTEALRAAVAELRAGAVVAVPTDTLYGLACSASCSAALGAVYRLKGRSEDKPLAVCLGRVADVYRSDYHLEWDQQRPFILGWICALFSRYCHVRVPEGLLKDLLPGPVTLVLERSKELNKDLNPFTPLVGIRIPDHAFIQDLVQVFGGPLALTSANLSSQASSLNVEMPPVLEVCGLRLLMRAVCSMTSLQMLGVVSMLPLPLLRSSRTSGLSCPWSLMGDQLGMARAPSIAWAQLWLICLYLESLASFVQAVPWRVPQPSSSRSTGCSPRTDPASASQEEGRT; this is translated from the exons ATGTCTCCGGCGCGTCCGTGCAGGGGGATGAGGGCCGCGGTGGCTGCCAGCGTGGGGTTGAGCGAGGGGCCGGCGGGCTCCGCCCGTAGGGGCCGCCTCCTCCGCCCGCCGAGCCCCGCTCCGGCGGCGCCGGGGGCCCGGCTGTTGCGGCTCCCGGGGAGCGGGGCCGTGCGGGCCGCAAACCCGGAGCGCGCCGGCTGGACCGAGGCGCTGCGGGCCGCCGTGGCCGAGCTGCGCGCCGGCGCCGTGGTGGCCGTCCCCACGGACACGCTGTACGGCCTGGCCTGTTCGGCGAGCTGCTCGGCGGCACTGGGCGCTGTGTACCGCCTCAAGGGCCGCAGCGAGGACAAGCCGCTGGCCGTCTGCCTGGGCCGCGTGGCCGACGTCTACAG ATCTGACTACCATCTAGAGTGGGACCAGCAGCGACCCTTCATTCTTGGATGGATTTGTGCCCTGTTTTCCAGGTACTGCCATGTGAGGGTACCTGAGGGACTCCTGAAAGACTTACTACCAGGACCAGTGACCCTGGTGTTGGAACGCTCGAAGGAGCTCAATAAGGACCTGAACCCCTTTACTCCT CTTGTAGGCATCCGGATTCCTGACCATGCCTTCATACAGGATTTGGTCCAGGTGTTCGGGGGACCACTCGCTCTCACCAGTGCCAACCTTAGCTCCCAGGCCAGTTCTCTGAATGTCGAG ATGCCTCCTGTTTTAGAAGTGTGCGGTCTTCGTCTCCTTATGAGGGCTGTGTGCAGCATGACATCATTGCAGATGCTAGGGGTAGTGTCcatgcttcctctccctctcctcaggagTTCCAGGACCTCTGGCCTCAGTTGTCCCTGGTCATTGATGGGGGACCAATTGGGGATGGCCAGAGCTCCGAGTATCGCCTGGGCTCAACTGTGGTTGATTTGTCTGTACCTGGAAAGTTTGGCATCCTTCGTCCAGGCTG TGCCCTGGAGAGTACCACAGCCATCCTCCAGCAGAAGTACGGGCTGCTCCCCTCGCACTGATCCTGCTTCTGCATCTCAGGAAGAGGGGAGGACCTGA
- the YRDC gene encoding yrdC domain-containing protein, mitochondrial isoform X4 has product MSPARPCRGMRAAVAASVGLSEGPAGSARRGRLLRPPSPAPAAPGARLLRLPGSGAVRAANPERAGWTEALRAAVAELRAGAVVAVPTDTLYGLACSASCSAALGAVYRLKGRSEDKPLAVCLGRVADVYRYCHVRVPEGLLKDLLPGPVTLVLERSKELNKDLNPFTPLVGIRIPDHAFIQDLVQVFGGPLALTSANLSSQASSLNVEEFQDLWPQLSLVIDGGPIGDGQSSEYRLGSTVVDLSVPGKFGILRPGCALESTTAILQQKYGLLPSH; this is encoded by the exons ATGTCTCCGGCGCGTCCGTGCAGGGGGATGAGGGCCGCGGTGGCTGCCAGCGTGGGGTTGAGCGAGGGGCCGGCGGGCTCCGCCCGTAGGGGCCGCCTCCTCCGCCCGCCGAGCCCCGCTCCGGCGGCGCCGGGGGCCCGGCTGTTGCGGCTCCCGGGGAGCGGGGCCGTGCGGGCCGCAAACCCGGAGCGCGCCGGCTGGACCGAGGCGCTGCGGGCCGCCGTGGCCGAGCTGCGCGCCGGCGCCGTGGTGGCCGTCCCCACGGACACGCTGTACGGCCTGGCCTGTTCGGCGAGCTGCTCGGCGGCACTGGGCGCTGTGTACCGCCTCAAGGGCCGCAGCGAGGACAAGCCGCTGGCCGTCTGCCTGGGCCGCGTGGCCGACGTCTACAG GTACTGCCATGTGAGGGTACCTGAGGGACTCCTGAAAGACTTACTACCAGGACCAGTGACCCTGGTGTTGGAACGCTCGAAGGAGCTCAATAAGGACCTGAACCCCTTTACTCCT CTTGTAGGCATCCGGATTCCTGACCATGCCTTCATACAGGATTTGGTCCAGGTGTTCGGGGGACCACTCGCTCTCACCAGTGCCAACCTTAGCTCCCAGGCCAGTTCTCTGAATGTCGAG gagTTCCAGGACCTCTGGCCTCAGTTGTCCCTGGTCATTGATGGGGGACCAATTGGGGATGGCCAGAGCTCCGAGTATCGCCTGGGCTCAACTGTGGTTGATTTGTCTGTACCTGGAAAGTTTGGCATCCTTCGTCCAGGCTG TGCCCTGGAGAGTACCACAGCCATCCTCCAGCAGAAGTACGGGCTGCTCCCCTCGCACTGA
- the YRDC gene encoding yrdC domain-containing protein, mitochondrial isoform X3 has translation MSPARPCRGMRAAVAASVGLSEGPAGSARRGRLLRPPSPAPAAPGARLLRLPGSGAVRAANPERAGWTEALRAAVAELRAGAVVAVPTDTLYGLACSASCSAALGAVYRLKGRSEDKPLAVCLGRVADVYRSDYHLEWDQQRPFILGWICALFSRYCHVRVPEGLLKDLLPGPVTLVLERSKELNKDLNPFTPLVGIRIPDHAFIQDLVQVFGGPLALTSANLSSQASSLNVEEFQDLWPQLSLVIDGGPIGDGQSSEYRLGSTVVDLSVPGKFGILRPGCALESTTAILQQKYGLLPSH, from the exons ATGTCTCCGGCGCGTCCGTGCAGGGGGATGAGGGCCGCGGTGGCTGCCAGCGTGGGGTTGAGCGAGGGGCCGGCGGGCTCCGCCCGTAGGGGCCGCCTCCTCCGCCCGCCGAGCCCCGCTCCGGCGGCGCCGGGGGCCCGGCTGTTGCGGCTCCCGGGGAGCGGGGCCGTGCGGGCCGCAAACCCGGAGCGCGCCGGCTGGACCGAGGCGCTGCGGGCCGCCGTGGCCGAGCTGCGCGCCGGCGCCGTGGTGGCCGTCCCCACGGACACGCTGTACGGCCTGGCCTGTTCGGCGAGCTGCTCGGCGGCACTGGGCGCTGTGTACCGCCTCAAGGGCCGCAGCGAGGACAAGCCGCTGGCCGTCTGCCTGGGCCGCGTGGCCGACGTCTACAG ATCTGACTACCATCTAGAGTGGGACCAGCAGCGACCCTTCATTCTTGGATGGATTTGTGCCCTGTTTTCCAGGTACTGCCATGTGAGGGTACCTGAGGGACTCCTGAAAGACTTACTACCAGGACCAGTGACCCTGGTGTTGGAACGCTCGAAGGAGCTCAATAAGGACCTGAACCCCTTTACTCCT CTTGTAGGCATCCGGATTCCTGACCATGCCTTCATACAGGATTTGGTCCAGGTGTTCGGGGGACCACTCGCTCTCACCAGTGCCAACCTTAGCTCCCAGGCCAGTTCTCTGAATGTCGAG gagTTCCAGGACCTCTGGCCTCAGTTGTCCCTGGTCATTGATGGGGGACCAATTGGGGATGGCCAGAGCTCCGAGTATCGCCTGGGCTCAACTGTGGTTGATTTGTCTGTACCTGGAAAGTTTGGCATCCTTCGTCCAGGCTG TGCCCTGGAGAGTACCACAGCCATCCTCCAGCAGAAGTACGGGCTGCTCCCCTCGCACTGA
- the C4H1orf122 gene encoding uncharacterized protein C1orf122 homolog isoform X1, which yields MEWGPGSDWSRGEAAGVDRGKAGLGLGGRPPPQPPRDERAQQLLDAVEQRQRQLLDTIASCEEMLRQLGRRRPEPAGGGNVSAKPGAPPQTAVSARGGFPKDAGDGAAEP from the exons ATGGAATGGGGCCCGGGCTCAGACTGGTCACGGGG GGAGGCTGCCGGCGTGGACCGTGGGAAGGCGGGGCTGGGGCTCGGCGGGAGGCCACCCCCGCAGCCACCCCGGGATGAGCGCGCCCAGCAGCTGCTGGACGCGGTGgagcagcggcagcggcagctcCTGGACACCATCGCCTCCTGCGAGGAGATGCTGCGGCAGCTGGGCCGCCGGCGCCCGGAGCCGGCTGGTGGCGGG AACGTCTCAGCCAAACCCGGAGCACCTCCCCAAACAGCTGTCTCCGCCAGAGGTGGCTTTCCAAAGGATGCTGGCGATGGAGCTGCGGAGCCCTGA
- the C4H1orf122 gene encoding uncharacterized protein C1orf122 homolog isoform X2, translated as MLRQLGRRRPEPAGGGNVSAKPGAPPQTAVSARGGFPKDAGDGAAEP; from the exons ATGCTGCGGCAGCTGGGCCGCCGGCGCCCGGAGCCGGCTGGTGGCGGG AACGTCTCAGCCAAACCCGGAGCACCTCCCCAAACAGCTGTCTCCGCCAGAGGTGGCTTTCCAAAGGATGCTGGCGATGGAGCTGCGGAGCCCTGA